The stretch of DNA ATTCCACTTCCACCTCTACACGAGCAAGAGCAAATTGTGGCTAAGTTGGAGGAGTTACTAGCGTTTTGTGATGGTTTAGAGGAGAGTATAAAGGAAAGTCAGGGGTATAATGAAAAGTTGTTGCAACAGGTGCTTAGGGAGGCGTTGCAGGGGAAACAAGTAGAAGTTTAAAATATATAAAATGAGTTTTTGTATAGAATGTGGTTGTAATATAAGCCAAAGCGTTTTTGAATATTCTTTAAACAATATGGGACATCCATTATGTATGAATCATCAAAAATGGTTAAATGCTATTTTTTATAATAGTTCAACAACACCTCATGCAATTGAATTGTATTTTGCTTTAAAAAGAAGAGGAGTACCAGCTGAATTAGAAAAATGGGATGGATATAAAACAATTGACATTGCAGTCACTGATGCTAAAGTAAATATCGAAGTAGATGGAAAACATCACAATTATAATCATCAACAAGCACTCAGCGATTTAAAGCGTACTTACTTTAGTTTTCAAAAAGGTTATTTAACGTTAAGAATACCTAATAGTTTAGTGGAATGGAGTATTGAAGAAACAGCTGATTATATTACTGGATTTTTAATTGAAAGTAAGAATAGGAAATATTAATTGAATTTTATTTTATACTAACTATACAAGCAAGAGCAAATTGCCGCTAAGTTAGATGAGTTAATAGCGTTTTGTGTTGGTTTAGAGCAAAGTATAAAGAAAAGTCAAGGGTATAATGAAAAATTGTTGCAACAGGTGTTGAGAGAGGCGTTGCAGGGTTAGTTTATGAATTTCGAAAGAACAATTAGAATAAATAAAGTTTTAAGAGAACTAAATATTAGTTTAGATAGGGCTATTACTATTTTAAAAACTGGAAATTTCGAAATTGAATGTTCTCCAAATGCAAAAATTAATGAGCCTGAATATGAGTATTTAAAATATAGATTGAGCAATCCTTTACCTGATGTTAAGGAAAATATCACCATTAATGACCAAATAAAATTAACTAAAAATAGAGATAAATTAGGTTCAGCAACATCGGTTTTTAAATACTTTGGTGTTCAAGATTATAATATTGAAGGCTTTAAAAAAAGTTATCTTTATTATTCTAATTACTCAAATTTTAATGATCCATTTGATTGTAATATCGAGCTAATTACTTTTGATAAA from Flavobacterium haoranii encodes:
- a CDS encoding DUF559 domain-containing protein, which gives rise to MSFCIECGCNISQSVFEYSLNNMGHPLCMNHQKWLNAIFYNSSTTPHAIELYFALKRRGVPAELEKWDGYKTIDIAVTDAKVNIEVDGKHHNYNHQQALSDLKRTYFSFQKGYLTLRIPNSLVEWSIEETADYITGFLIESKNRKY